A window of the Cryptococcus neoformans var. neoformans B-3501A chromosome 9, whole genome shotgun sequence genome harbors these coding sequences:
- a CDS encoding hypothetical protein (HMMPfam hit to GHMP_kinases, GHMP kinases putative ATP-binding protein, score: 140.9, E(): 2.9e-39), which translates to MVYEATASAPVNIACIKYWGKRDTRLILPTNSSLSVTLDQDHLRSTTTSRADASFEAGDKLWLNGKEEVIKEGGRLAVCIKELRRWRKEMESKDKDLPKLSEWPLRIASYNNFPTAAGLASSASGLAALVASLASLYSLPQSPSQLSLVARQGSGSACRSLFGGFVAWREGTDPAGSDSLAEEVAPREHWPEMHALICVVSDAKKGTSSTSGMQKTVETSTLLQERLRIVPKRMDAISQAIKARDFSEFAKLTMADSNSFHAVCLDTAPPIFYLNDVSRAIIAVVEELNRAAGEIIAAYTFDAGPNAVIYTLEKNMPVVLGAIKRFFPTGEEFEDPFQTGVRDLPEGFNTGVVREGGWEKGAVKGLIHTRVGDGPRVLKNEESLLGENGVPKVLA; encoded by the exons ATGGTCTACGAAGCCACAGCATCCGCTCCAGTCAACATTGCCTGCATCAA GTACTGGGGCAAACGCGACACCCGCCTCATTCTCCCCACCAACAGCTCTCTCTCCGTCACTCTCGACCAGGACCACCTCCGCTCCACCACGACTTCCCGTGCGGACGCGTCCTTCGAGGCCGGAGACAAGCTCTGGTTGAatggcaaggaagaggtgatCAAGGAGGGTGGCCGATTGGCTGTCTGCATCAAGGAGCTCAGGCggtggagaaaggagatggaaagcaaggacaaggacTTGCCCAAG CTTTCCGAGTGGCCGCTCCGAATTGCCTCGTACAACAACTTCCCCACTGCTGCTGGTCTCGCCTCCTCAGCCTCGGGTCTTGCTGCCCTCGTCGCATCTCTCGCTTCCCTCTACTCCCTCCCCCAATCTCCCTCCCAGCTCTCCCTCGTCGCCCGCCAAGGCTCTGGCTCTGCCTGCCGATCTCTCTTTGGAGGCTTCGTCGCTTGGCGTGAAGGTACTGATCCTGCTGGTTCCGACTCTCTCGCCGAGGAGGTCGCCCCTCGAGAGCATTGGCCCGAGATGCACGCCCTTATTTGTGTTGTCAGCGACGCCAAGAAGGGGACGTCATCCACTTCCGGCATGCAAAAGACTGTAGAGACATCTACCCTCTTGCAAGAGCGTCTTCGGATCGTCCCCAAGAGGATGGATGCGATCTCTCAGGCTATCAAGGCTCGAGACTTTTCCGAATTTGCCAAGCTCACCATGGCCGACAGCAACTCTTTCCACGCCGTCTGTCTCGACACCGCCCCTCCCATCTTCTATCTCAACGACGTCTCTCGAGCTATCATCGCCGTTGTCGAAGAGCTCAACCGTGCCGCCGGCGAGATCATCGCGGCCTACACATTTGACGCGGGACCCAACGCCGTCATCTACACGCTCGAGAAGAACATGCCTGTCGTCCTCGGCGCCATCAAGAGGTTCTTCCCTACCGGCGAAGAGTTTGAGGACCCCTTCCAGACTGGCGTGCGAGATTTGCCTGAAGGGTTCAACACTGGCGTAGTcagggaaggaggatgggagaaggGTGCGGTCAAGGGTTTGATCCACACCAGGGTCGGTGACGGTCCCAGAGTTTTGAAAAACGAGGAGAGTCTGTTGGGGGAGAATGGTGTGCCCAAAGTTCTTGCTTAG